Proteins from a genomic interval of Quercus robur chromosome 9, dhQueRobu3.1, whole genome shotgun sequence:
- the LOC126700528 gene encoding uncharacterized protein LOC126700528: MGRKRSSPMNVLSEWVKKQSMRMKICLGAMVVLLALVALKLTIQDLNHFYIGSEFIHALGIIVLIYKFTTKKTCSGLSLKTQELTALFVAARSVTIMAGGIYIILDVITLVATLLVIYMIRFKLKSTYIKELDNFPLYYLVVPCAILAIPIHPNTYHFLICRILWAFGSYLETISVLPQLRLMQNAKMIEPFTAHYVFAMGVSRFLACAHWIIMIYETGGKYFYLIGSGYFWFGAALLAEIVQTFILAAFCYYYIKSFMQGQLIMRMPV, encoded by the exons ATGGGTAGGAAGAGGAGTTCACCTATGAATGTGTTGTCTGAATGGGTGAAGAAGCAATCTATGAGGATGAAGATTTGTCTTGGTGCAATGGTTGTACTTTTAGCTTTGGTGGCTTTGAAGCTTACCATTCAAGATCTCAACCACTTCTACATTGGCTCAGAATTCATCCATGCTTTGGGGATCATTGTCTTGATTTACAAATTCACCACCAAAAAGACTTGTTCTG GTCTCTCGTTAAAGACTCAAGAACTCACAGCTCTGTTCGTAGCTGCAAGGTCGGTCACCATTATGGCGGGTGGAATTTACATAATATTAGATGTAATCACCCTGGTGGCAACATTATTGGTTATATACATGATCCGGTTCAAGTTGAAGTCAACCTACATCAAGGAGCTTGACAACTTTCCCTTATATTATTTG GTGGTGCCTTGTGCTATCCTTGCCATACCTATCCACCCTAATACATATCATTTTCTCATTTGTCGAATCCTCTGGGCATTTGGTTCATATTTGGAAACCATTTCAGTGCTGCCTCAGCTCCGTCTGATGCAGAATGCAAAG ATGATTGAACCATTTACAGCCCATTATGTGTTTGCAATGGGAGTTTCAAGATTTTTAGCATGCGCTCATTGGATAATTATG ATTTACGAGACCGGTGGaaagtatttttatttgattggtagCGGCTACTTCTGGTTTGGGGCTGCTCTCCTCGCAGAAATAGTCCAAACATTCATCTTGGCTGCCTTTTGTTACTATTACATCAAGAG TTTCATGCAAGGCCAACTTATAATGAGGATGCCAGTTTAG